The proteins below are encoded in one region of Ferruginibacter lapsinanis:
- a CDS encoding xanthine dehydrogenase molybdopterin binding subunit, giving the protein MKNIDSYTHTRGESIYLDDIAVVAGTLYAACFDSPVAHGKVISLDVSGAEKSEGVVRVLTHKDITGENQIGGIIPDEPLFADHHVHFCGMPVALVLAETDEQARAAVKKIKVDIELLPVIVDPREAAAKGELIIPPRKFKIGDIDAAFKNCEHVFEGKADTNGQEHLYIETQGAYTIPKENGVIKVYSSTQGPTAVQRAVSKVTGIPMHQLEVDVTRLGGGFGGKEDQANTWAALCALGTYVTKRPVKYSLHRMEDMRMTGKRHPYSSDFKIGLDKDFKIIAYEASFYQNAGAAADLSPAVMERTLFHCTNSYFIPNVTATAYCCRTHLPPNTAFRGFGGPQGMFVIEAAIAKAADELGVDATVIQQKNLLQSGDELPYGQKVESEANECWDKTMAHYNIEATKKAIEDFNAKNKLHKKGVAVMPICFGISFTNTLMNQARALVHVYTDGSVVVSTGAIEMGQGVNTKILQVVANVFSIDPARVRVNSTNTYRIANTSPSAASATADLNGKATLIACTEILNRIKKVAAEELKTDESTIELKDEFVFVNGKQTALDWKKLVLTTYNKRVSLSEHGHYSTPDIYFDKTKEKGHPFAYHVYGTAIVTATIDCLRGTYDIDAVQLVHDFGTTMNPLIDRGQIEGGLVQGIGWMTMEEVVYDKNGKLRSNALSTYKVPDIYSVPKEISIEFLQTQKDNLAIFRSKAVGEPPLMYGIGAFFALRNAIKNFNEVADPAFDAPMTPEKVLMNLYTKESVTV; this is encoded by the coding sequence ATGAAAAATATTGATTCATATACACATACCAGAGGCGAATCTATTTACCTAGATGATATAGCCGTTGTGGCCGGAACACTTTATGCTGCTTGTTTCGATTCACCTGTTGCACATGGTAAAGTGATCAGTCTGGATGTAAGTGGTGCAGAAAAAAGTGAAGGAGTGGTTCGTGTACTTACACACAAAGATATTACCGGTGAAAACCAGATTGGTGGTATTATTCCCGATGAGCCTTTATTTGCCGATCATCACGTACATTTTTGCGGAATGCCGGTTGCACTGGTATTGGCAGAAACTGATGAACAGGCGAGAGCTGCGGTAAAAAAGATAAAAGTTGATATAGAACTTTTGCCAGTGATCGTTGATCCAAGAGAAGCTGCTGCAAAAGGCGAATTAATTATTCCGCCACGTAAATTCAAGATAGGTGATATTGACGCTGCTTTTAAAAATTGTGAGCATGTTTTTGAGGGCAAAGCTGACACTAACGGTCAGGAACACCTCTATATTGAAACACAGGGTGCATATACCATTCCGAAAGAAAATGGCGTAATAAAAGTATACTCATCTACTCAGGGGCCAACTGCCGTGCAACGGGCTGTCAGCAAAGTAACGGGCATTCCAATGCATCAGTTAGAAGTTGATGTAACCCGTTTGGGTGGGGGATTTGGAGGGAAAGAAGACCAGGCAAATACTTGGGCTGCATTATGTGCATTGGGTACATATGTAACCAAAAGGCCGGTAAAATATTCTTTGCATCGTATGGAAGATATGCGGATGACAGGGAAACGACATCCATATTCTTCTGATTTTAAGATCGGGCTGGATAAAGATTTTAAGATCATTGCATATGAAGCTAGTTTTTACCAGAATGCCGGAGCTGCGGCAGATCTTTCTCCGGCTGTGATGGAACGTACTTTATTTCATTGTACTAATAGTTATTTTATTCCTAACGTAACTGCAACAGCTTATTGCTGTCGCACACATTTGCCACCCAATACAGCCTTCAGAGGATTTGGCGGTCCGCAGGGTATGTTTGTTATTGAAGCTGCTATTGCAAAAGCTGCGGATGAACTGGGAGTAGATGCAACAGTTATTCAACAAAAAAATTTATTGCAAAGTGGAGATGAATTGCCTTACGGACAAAAAGTAGAAAGTGAAGCGAACGAGTGTTGGGATAAAACAATGGCGCATTATAATATCGAAGCGACTAAAAAAGCCATCGAAGATTTTAATGCAAAAAATAAGTTGCATAAAAAAGGTGTTGCAGTTATGCCGATATGTTTCGGTATTTCTTTTACCAATACATTGATGAATCAGGCGAGAGCCCTGGTGCATGTATATACCGATGGAAGTGTAGTCGTAAGTACTGGAGCTATTGAAATGGGGCAAGGTGTAAACACGAAAATATTGCAGGTGGTTGCCAATGTGTTTTCTATCGATCCTGCAAGGGTGAGAGTAAACAGCACTAATACATACCGTATAGCCAATACATCTCCGAGTGCAGCTAGTGCTACAGCGGATCTAAATGGCAAGGCAACATTGATAGCCTGCACTGAAATTCTTAATCGAATTAAGAAGGTGGCTGCAGAAGAATTAAAAACAGATGAAAGCACTATTGAATTAAAAGATGAGTTTGTTTTTGTGAATGGAAAACAAACAGCATTAGATTGGAAAAAATTAGTACTTACTACTTATAATAAACGAGTTAGTTTATCAGAACACGGACATTATTCTACACCGGATATTTATTTTGATAAAACAAAAGAGAAAGGACATCCTTTTGCTTACCATGTTTACGGAACAGCTATTGTAACCGCAACGATTGATTGCTTACGTGGTACTTACGATATTGACGCCGTGCAATTAGTGCATGATTTCGGCACTACGATGAATCCGTTAATTGACAGAGGACAAATCGAGGGAGGACTGGTGCAAGGCATTGGCTGGATGACAATGGAAGAAGTGGTGTATGATAAAAATGGTAAGCTTCGTAGTAATGCGTTGTCAACGTATAAAGTACCGGACATATATTCTGTGCCTAAAGAAATAAGTATTGAGTTTTTGCAAACACAAAAAGATAATTTAGCTATCTTTCGTTCAAAAGCAGTAGGAGAGCCTCCTTTGATGTATGGCATTGGTGCATTTTTTGCGTTGCGTAATGCAATTAAAAATTTTAATGAGGTTGCTGATCCGGCATTTGATGCTCCG